In Puntigrus tetrazona isolate hp1 chromosome 18, ASM1883169v1, whole genome shotgun sequence, one genomic interval encodes:
- the trpm7 gene encoding transient receptor potential cation channel subfamily M member 7 isoform X4: MSQKSWIEHSFTKRECVYILPVSKDPHRCLPGCQICQQLVRCCCGRLVRQHVGFTATLAVKYSDVRLTEGELSDLEQWSVEKHTEESPTDAYGVINFQGGSHSYRAKYVRLSYDSRPEAVLRLMLKEWQMELPKIVISVHGGIQNFDLHPRIKQVVGKGLIKAAVTTGAWILTGGVNTGVAKHVGDALKEHMSRSARKICTVGIAPWGVIENRNDLIGRDVVAPYQTLLNPLSKLNVLNNFHSHFILVDDGTVGKYGAEVKLRRELEKHINLQRIHARIGQGVPVVALIFEGGPNVILTVLEYLQESPPVPVVVCEGTGRAADILAYVHKQTEQDGALPDGVEADIIATIKKTFNFSQSDALHLFQTLMECMKNKELITVFPVGSEDHQDIDVAILKALLKGTNASAFDQLVLTLAWDRVDIAKDHVFVYGQQLLVGSLEQAMLDALVMDRVEFVKLLIENGVSMHRFLTITRLEELYNTVHTHTHTHTHTHTHTHTHTSLKRYSQDRN; encoded by the exons ATG TCCCAGAAGTCCTGGATCGAACACAGTTTCACCAAGAGGGAATGTGTTTATATACTGCCTGTGTCAAAAGACCCGCACAG ATGCCTCCCAGGATGTCAGATCTGTCAGCAGCTTGTGCG atgctGCTGCGGGCGTCTGGTCCGCCAGCACGTGGGCTTCACCGCTACGCTGGCAGTGAAGTACTCAGACGTGCGTCTGACCGAGGGCGAGCTGTCCGATCTGGAGCAGTGGTCAGTGGAGAAGCACACGGAGGAGAGTCCCACTGATGCCTACGGAGTCATCAACTTCCAGGGAGGATCGCATTCGTACAGAGCCAAg TATGTGCGTCTCTCCTATGACTCCCGTCCGGAGGCCGTCCTGAGGCTCATGCTGAAGGAATGGCAGATGGAGCTGCCGAAGATCGTCATCAGCGTTCACGGGGGAATCCAGAACTTCGACCTGCATCCACGGATCAAACAGGTGGTGGGCAAAGGACTGATCAAAGCTGCTGTCACCACCGGGGCCTGGATCCTGACCGGAGGGGTCAACACAG GCGTGGCCAAACATGTGGGTGATGCTCTGAAGGAACACATGTCCAGATCGGCTCGGAAAATCTGTACGGTGGGAATCGCACCCTGGGGAGTGATCGAAAACAGGAACGACCTCATCGGAAGAGAC gtggtAGCGCCGTACCAAACCCTGCTGAACCCTCTCAGTAAACTCAACGTGCTGAATAACTTTCACTCTCACTTCATTCTGGTGGATGATGGGACAGTCGGGAAATACGGAGCTGAAGTCAAACTCAGGAGAGAGCTGGAGAAACACATTAACCTGCAGAGAATCCACGCCC gtattGGTCAGGGCGTCCCTGTTGTGGCTCTGATCTTTGAAGGAGGTCCGAACGTGATCCTGACGGTGCTGGAGTATCTTCAGGAGAGTCCTCCGGTGCCGGTGGTGGTGTGTGAGGGAACCGGCCGCGCCGCTGATATACTGGCATACGTACACAAGCAGACGGAGCAGGAcgg agcGTTGCCTGATGGTGTTGAGGCTGACATCATTGCGACAATCAAGAAAACGTTCAACTTCAGCCAGAGTGATGCACTACATCTGTTCCAGACACTGATGGAGTGCATGAAGAACAAAGAACTg atcACGGTGTTTCCTGTGGGCTCAGAGGACCATCAGGACATCGATGTGGCCATCCTCAAGGCTCTGCTTAAAG gcACGAACGCATCGGCCTTCGATCAGCTGGTCCTGACGCTGGCGTGGGATCGAGTGGACATCGCTAAAGATCACGTGTTTGTTTACGGCCAACAGCTGCTG gtgggcTCCCTCGAGCAGGCGATGCTGGATGCGTTGGTGATGGATCGTGTGGAGTTTGTGAAGCTCCTGATAGAGAATGGTGTCAGCATGCATCGGTTCCTCACAATCACACGTCTGGAGGAGCTCTACAacacggtacacacacacacacacacacacacacacac acacacacacacacacacacacacatcactgaaACGCTATTCTCAAGACCGTAACTAA
- the trpm7 gene encoding transient receptor potential cation channel subfamily M member 7 isoform X1, translating to MSQKSWIEHSFTKRECVYILPVSKDPHRCLPGCQICQQLVRCCCGRLVRQHVGFTATLAVKYSDVRLTEGELSDLEQWSVEKHTEESPTDAYGVINFQGGSHSYRAKYVRLSYDSRPEAVLRLMLKEWQMELPKIVISVHGGIQNFDLHPRIKQVVGKGLIKAAVTTGAWILTGGVNTGVAKHVGDALKEHMSRSARKICTVGIAPWGVIENRNDLIGRDVVAPYQTLLNPLSKLNVLNNFHSHFILVDDGTVGKYGAEVKLRRELEKHINLQRIHARIGQGVPVVALIFEGGPNVILTVLEYLQESPPVPVVVCEGTGRAADILAYVHKQTEQDGALPDGVEADIIATIKKTFNFSQSDALHLFQTLMECMKNKELITVFPVGSEDHQDIDVAILKALLKGTNASAFDQLVLTLAWDRVDIAKDHVFVYGQQLLVGSLEQAMLDALVMDRVEFVKLLIENGVSMHRFLTITRLEELYNTKQTPTNPTLYHLVRDVKQGNLPPNYKITLIDVGLVIEYLMGGTYRCNYTRKRFRIIYNNLHGNSRRSGRHTASSSHESFSIQADKKEKTRHNHFINTAQPYKPRLDSVSEQQKKKSKEEVVDIDDPETRRFPYPFNELLVWAVLMKRQKMSLFFWQHGEESMAKALVACKLLRSMGYEAKKSDVVDDTTEELKEYSNEFGTLAVDLLEQSFRQDETMAMKLLTYELKNWSNSTCLKLAVSSRLRPFVAHTCTQMLLSDMWMGRLNMRKNSWYKVILSILVPPAILLLEYKTKAEMSHIPQSQDAHQSMEDSEHNLQKPDDIPMDVFKEARPNENAEVKNETEVHVRSRRLPITRKFYAFYHAPIVKFWFNTLFYIGFLMLYSYVVLVRMESFPSPQEWVVILYIFTLAVEKIREMFMSEGGKISQKIKVWFSDYFNVSDFLALLMFFVGFGLRFGSGNVFIAGRIVYCLNIIFWYVRLLDILAVNQQAGPYVMMIGKMVANMFYIVVIMAVVLLSFGVPRKAILYPNEDPSWSLARDVVFQPYWMMYGEVYAYEIDVCANSSEDHAKELCATGVWLTPLLQAVYLFVQYILMVNLLIAFFNNVYMQVKSISNLVWKYQRYHFIMAYHDKPVLPPPLILLSHAASLLASICRKRKKDSSAYGPKLFLTEEDQKKLHDFEEQCVETYFHEKDDQFHSGSEERIRLTSDRVETMCVQLKEVGNKVNFIKRSLHTLDSQIGHLQDLSALTVDTLKALTAQRASEASKVHNQITRELSVSKNLGPDVTGPSKSSALVRCSVGFLPPSASIAESLFGGGAESRAMQGAELPLSPEVGSRSDPAPATFFVSTPSQLTDSHTHTEPGPAAVEFGAFVGEYEEEEEGVCERSDEGLPVVLVSEPECQGHVNLAFSADEDEPPERNTPLPLAPEHGPRGPRSFQRDGRCRRALNRIMQRSRGHKDDPEGQRSFPKEVSVSGRQSSPSRKARDVAAAQGQMRTVNSYAGFTEFDRNPSFLHPESTLRKQERTRVSLEDVSHYEDLLLGKSTQSSKLSPEEISNTAGLYAGRHTHLGARKDSIGSPFKPMESYQYSAVERNNLMRLSQSIPFTPVPPRGEPVTVYRLEESSPNSINNSMSSWAQRGLCAKIEFLSKEEMGGGLRRALKVLCTWSEYDILKPGHLYIVKSFLPEVVNTWQSIYREETVLHLCLREIQQQRAAQKLTFAFNQIRPKTIPYSPRFLEVFLLYCHSAGQWFAIEECITGDFRKFNNNNGDEIVPTNLLEETMLAFSHWTYEYTRGELLVLDLQGVGEILTDPSVIKSGEKGSYDMIFGPANLGDDAIRNFRAKHHCNSCCRKLKLPDLKRNDYTPDKLTLQHDPSEGPSHSPPSGGPAKEQRPSMRLML from the exons ATG TCCCAGAAGTCCTGGATCGAACACAGTTTCACCAAGAGGGAATGTGTTTATATACTGCCTGTGTCAAAAGACCCGCACAG ATGCCTCCCAGGATGTCAGATCTGTCAGCAGCTTGTGCG atgctGCTGCGGGCGTCTGGTCCGCCAGCACGTGGGCTTCACCGCTACGCTGGCAGTGAAGTACTCAGACGTGCGTCTGACCGAGGGCGAGCTGTCCGATCTGGAGCAGTGGTCAGTGGAGAAGCACACGGAGGAGAGTCCCACTGATGCCTACGGAGTCATCAACTTCCAGGGAGGATCGCATTCGTACAGAGCCAAg TATGTGCGTCTCTCCTATGACTCCCGTCCGGAGGCCGTCCTGAGGCTCATGCTGAAGGAATGGCAGATGGAGCTGCCGAAGATCGTCATCAGCGTTCACGGGGGAATCCAGAACTTCGACCTGCATCCACGGATCAAACAGGTGGTGGGCAAAGGACTGATCAAAGCTGCTGTCACCACCGGGGCCTGGATCCTGACCGGAGGGGTCAACACAG GCGTGGCCAAACATGTGGGTGATGCTCTGAAGGAACACATGTCCAGATCGGCTCGGAAAATCTGTACGGTGGGAATCGCACCCTGGGGAGTGATCGAAAACAGGAACGACCTCATCGGAAGAGAC gtggtAGCGCCGTACCAAACCCTGCTGAACCCTCTCAGTAAACTCAACGTGCTGAATAACTTTCACTCTCACTTCATTCTGGTGGATGATGGGACAGTCGGGAAATACGGAGCTGAAGTCAAACTCAGGAGAGAGCTGGAGAAACACATTAACCTGCAGAGAATCCACGCCC gtattGGTCAGGGCGTCCCTGTTGTGGCTCTGATCTTTGAAGGAGGTCCGAACGTGATCCTGACGGTGCTGGAGTATCTTCAGGAGAGTCCTCCGGTGCCGGTGGTGGTGTGTGAGGGAACCGGCCGCGCCGCTGATATACTGGCATACGTACACAAGCAGACGGAGCAGGAcgg agcGTTGCCTGATGGTGTTGAGGCTGACATCATTGCGACAATCAAGAAAACGTTCAACTTCAGCCAGAGTGATGCACTACATCTGTTCCAGACACTGATGGAGTGCATGAAGAACAAAGAACTg atcACGGTGTTTCCTGTGGGCTCAGAGGACCATCAGGACATCGATGTGGCCATCCTCAAGGCTCTGCTTAAAG gcACGAACGCATCGGCCTTCGATCAGCTGGTCCTGACGCTGGCGTGGGATCGAGTGGACATCGCTAAAGATCACGTGTTTGTTTACGGCCAACAGCTGCTG gtgggcTCCCTCGAGCAGGCGATGCTGGATGCGTTGGTGATGGATCGTGTGGAGTTTGTGAAGCTCCTGATAGAGAATGGTGTCAGCATGCATCGGTTCCTCACAATCACACGTCTGGAGGAGCTCTACAacacg AAACAAACTCCGACCAACCCGACGCTCTATCACCTGGTGAGGGACGTCAAACAG GGTAACCTCCCGCCCAACTATAAGATCACGCTGATCGACGTGGGTCTGGTGATCGAGTATCTGATGGGAGGAACGTACCGGTGTAACTACACTCGCAAGCGCTTCCGGATCATCTACAACAACCTGCACGGAAACAGCCGG CGGTCAGGTCGGCACACGGCCAGCAGCTCCCACGAGTCCTTCAGCATTCAAGCAGATAAGAAAGAGAAGACGCGACACAATCACTTCATCAACACAGCTCAGCCGTACAAGCCCagg CTGGATTCGGTCTCGgagcagcagaagaagaagagtaAGGAGGAGGTGGTGGACATCGACGACCCGGAGACGCGCCGCTTCCCGTACCCCTTCAACGAGCTGCTGGTGTGGGCCGTTCTGATGAAGCGGCAGAAGATGTCTCTGTTCTTCTGGCAGCACGGAGAGGAGTCCATGGCCAAAGCTCTGGTGGCCTGCAAGCTGCTGCGCTCCATGGGCTACGAGGCCAAGAAGAGCGACGTGGTGGACGACACCACCGAGGAGCTGAAGGAGTACTCCAA TGAGTTCGGCACGCTGGCGGTGGATCTGCTGGAGCAGTCCTTCAGACAGGACGAGACCATGGCCATGAAGCTGCTGACGTACGAGCTGAAGAACTGGAGCAACTCCACCTGTCTGAAGCTGGCCGTGTCGTCTCGTCTGAGGCCCTTCGTGGCTCACACCTGCACACAGATGCTGCTGTCCGACATGTGGATGGGCCGCCTGAACATGCGCAAGAACTCCTGGTACAAG gtgatCCTGAGCATCCTGGTTCCTCCTGCCATCCTGCTGCTGGAATACAAGACTAAAGCGGAGATGTCTCACATCCCTCAGTCTCAGGACGCTCATCAGAGCATGGAGGACAGCGAGCACAACCTGCAGAAGCCCGACGACATCCCCATG GATGTGTTTAAAGAAGCCCGTCCCAACGAGAACGCCGAGGTGAAGAACGAGACCGAGGTGCACGTGCGCTCTCGCCGATTACCCATCACTCGCAAGTTCTACGCCTTTTACCACGCGCCCATCGTCAAGTTCTGGTTCAACACG CTCTTCTACATCGGTTTCCTGATGCTGTATTCGTACGTGGTGTTGGTGCGGATGGAGTCGTTCCCGTCTCCTCAGGAATGGGTCGTCATTCTTTACATCTTCACGCTGGCGGTGGAGAAGattcgag AGATGTTCATGTCTGAAGGAGGTAAGATCAGTCAGAAGATAAAGGTCTGGTTCAGCGACTACTTCAACGTGTCTGATTTCCTGGCGCTGCTGATGTTCTTCGTGGGCTTCGGGCTGCGCTTCGGCTCGGGGAACGTGTTCATCGCCGGCCGGATCGTGTACTGTCTGAACATCATCTTCTGGTACGTGCGTCTGCTGGACATCCTGGCGGTCAATCAGCAGGCCGGGCCGTACGTCATGATGATCGGGAAGATG GTGGCTAACATGTTCTACATCGTGGTCATCATGGCCGTGGTGCTGCTGAGCTTCGGGGTTCCTCGGAAAGCCATCCTGTACCCGAACGAGGATCCCTCCTGGTCTCTGGCCAGAGATGTGGTGTTCCAGCCGTACTGGATGATGTACGGAGAGGTGTACGCGTACGAGATCGACG tgTGTGCGAACTCAAGCGAGGATCACGCCAAGGAGCTGTGTGCGACGGGTGTATGGTTGACCCCGCTGCTGCAGGCCGTCTATCTGTTCGTCCAGTACATACTGATGGTCAACCTGCTCATCGCCTTCTTCAA TAACGTCTACATGCAGGTGAAGTCTATATCTAACCTGGTGTGGAAGTACCAGCGCTATCACTTCATCATGGCGTATCATGACAAGCCGGTGCTGCCTCCGCCGCTGATTCTCCTGAGTCACGCCGCGTCGCTGCTGGCCTCCATctgcaggaagaggaagaaggacAGCAGCGCCTACGGACCAA AGCTCTTCCTGACCGAGGAGGACCAGAAGAAGCTGCACGACTTCGAGGAGCAGTGCGTGGAGACGTACTTCCACGAGAAAGATGATCAGTTTCACTCGGGCAGTGAGGAGAGGATCAGACTCACGTCAGACAG GGTGGAGACGATGTGTGTGCAGCTGAAGGAGGTGGGGAACAAGGTGAACTTCATCAAGCGCTCTCTGCACACGCTGGACTCTCAGATCGGACACCTGCAGGACCTGTCTGCGCTCACCGTAGACACGCTAAAGGCGCTAACGGCGCAGCGAGCCTCCGAGGCTAGCAAAGTACACAACCAGATCACGCGCGAGCTCAGCGTCTCCAAGAACCTGGGGCCCGACGTCACGGGGCCCTCCAAGTCGAGCGCCCTGGTGCGGTGCAGCGTGGGTTTCCTGCCTCCCTCTGCCAGCATCGCCGAGTCTCTGTTTGGGGGCGGGGCCGAGAGCAGAGCGATGCAGGGGGCGGAGCTTCCTCTGAGCCCCGAGGTCGGGTCGAGGTCGGATCCGGCCCCAGCCACGTTCTTCGTCAGCACGCCGTCGCAGCTCACcgactcgcacacacacacggagccGGGGCCCGCCGCGGTGGAGTTCGGGGCCTTCGTGGGTGAgtatgaggaggaagaggagggtgTTTGTGAGAGGAGTGATGAAGGCCTCCCGGTGGTGCTCGTGAGCGAGCCCGAGTGCCAGGGACACGTCAATCTCGCTTTCTCCGCCGACGAAGACGAGCCGCCCGAGAGAAACACGCCCCTCCCTCTGGCCCCTGAGCACGGGCCCCGGGGCCCTCGGAGCTTCCAGAGAGACGGCCGCTGCAGACGCGCACTGAACAGAATCATGCAGAGGAGCCGAG GTCACAAGGATGATCCTGAAGGTCAGAGGTCGTTCCCTAAAGAGGTGTCTGTGAGCGGCCGGCAGTCGAGTCCCTCCAGGAAGGCTCGGGATGTG gcagCGGCGCAGGGTCAAATGCGGACAGTTAACTCTTACGCCGGCTTCACTGAGTTCGACAGAAACCCTTCGTTCCTGCATCCAGAGTCCA cgcTCAGGAAGCAGGAGAGGACACGTGTGTCTCTGGAGGACGTCTCTCATTATGAGGATCTGCTGCTg GGAAAATCAACACAATCCAGCAAACT gAGTCCAGAAGAGATCTCAAACA ctgcaGGTCTGTACGCCGGACGACACACACACCTGGGGGCCCGTAAGGACT cGATCGGTTCTCCGTTCAAGCCCATGGAGAGTTATCAGTATTCAG cGGTGGAGCGTAATAACCTGATGCGGTTGTCTCAGAGTATTCCATTCACCCCAGTGCCCCCTAGAG GTGAGCCGGTGACCGTGTACCGTCTGGAGGAGAGCTCTCCTAACAGCATCAACAACAGCATGTCGTCCTGGGCCCAGCGCGGCCTCTGCGCTAAGATCGAGTTCCTCAGTAAAGAGGAGATGGGAGGAGGCCTGCGGAGGGCGCTCAAGGTGCTCTGTACCTGGTCCGAGTACGACATCCTCAAACCTGGACACCTCTACATCGTCAAGTCCTTCCTGCCCGAGGTCGTCAACACCTGGCAGAGCATCTACAGAGAAGAGACGGTCCTGCACCTCTGTCTcagg GAAATTCAGCAGCAGAGAGCCGCTCAGAAACTCACGTTTGCCTTCAACCAGATCAGACCCAAAACCATCCCGTACTCccccag gTTTCTGGAGGTGTTCCTGCTCTACTGTCACTCCGCCGGTCAGTGGTTCGCTATCGAGGAGTGCATCACTGGAGACTTCCGCAagtttaataacaacaatggAGATGAAATCGTTCCGACAAACCTTCTAGAAGAAACCATGCTGGCCTTCAGCCACTGGACGTATGAATACACTCGAGGAGAGCTGCTGGTGCTGGACCTGCAGG gggTCGGTGAGATACTGACAGATCCTTCAGTCATTAAGAGCGGAGAGAAAGG GTCTTATGATATGATCTTTGGTCCTGCGAATCTCGGAGACGATGCTATTCGAAACTTCCGCGCCAAGCATCACTGTAACTCGTGCTGCAGGAAACTCAAACTTCCAG ATCTGAAGCGGAACGACTACACTCCTGATAAACTGACGCTGCAGCATGACCCCTCCGAGGGCCCGTCCCATTCACCGCCTTCAGGGGGCCCCGCTAAAGAACAGCGTCCCTCAATGCGCTTAATgctgtga